Proteins co-encoded in one Spirosoma endbachense genomic window:
- the glmS gene encoding glutamine--fructose-6-phosphate transaminase (isomerizing): protein MCGIVAYVGHREACPLVIKGLKRLEYRGYDSAGVALMNGDGLRVYKKKGKVVALEQELAGKELHSTIGMGHTRWATHGEPNDINAHPHYSFHRKLAIIHNGIIENYAAIKQALLKKGHTFTSETDTEVLGQFIEDIWENNGGTLEDAVRLALQEVVGAYAIVIMNEADPTQLIAARKGSPLVIGVGEGEYFLASDATPIVEYTKDVIYLNDYEIAVVKNGELTVVTLDNATTTPYVHKVELELEAIEKGGFDHFMLKEIFEQPRSIADSMRGRVQADEGMLQLGGLRDYLDKLAKSKRIVIIGCGTSWHAGLVAEYIFEELARIPVEVEYASEFRYRNPIIKEGDIVIAISQSGETADTLAAIELAKSKGATIFGVCNVVGSSIARATDAGAYTHAGPEIGVASTKAFTAQVTVLTLMALAAAKRKGTISDSLFRQLLAELESIPAKVERVLQAADKIKEIAYIFTYARNFIYLGRGLNFPVALEGALKLKEISYIHAEGYPAAEMKHGPIALIDEDMPVVVIATKDSSYEKVVSNIQEVKARKGRVIAITTEGDTHLPGMVDFTIEIPKVHEMLMPLVSVVPLQLLAYDIAVMRGRNVDQPRNLAKSVTVE from the coding sequence ATGTGCGGCATTGTGGCATACGTTGGGCACCGTGAAGCGTGTCCATTAGTGATCAAAGGGCTGAAGCGACTCGAATACCGAGGCTACGACAGTGCGGGCGTTGCCCTGATGAATGGGGATGGCCTGCGGGTATACAAGAAAAAAGGGAAAGTGGTGGCCCTGGAGCAGGAGCTAGCCGGTAAAGAACTTCACTCGACGATTGGGATGGGCCACACGCGTTGGGCTACTCACGGCGAACCAAACGATATAAACGCGCACCCGCATTACTCCTTTCATCGAAAACTGGCGATTATTCATAACGGTATTATCGAAAACTATGCGGCTATCAAGCAAGCCTTGCTTAAAAAAGGGCATACGTTCACCAGCGAAACCGATACCGAAGTCTTAGGGCAGTTTATTGAAGATATCTGGGAAAATAATGGCGGCACACTGGAAGATGCCGTACGGCTGGCTTTACAGGAAGTTGTTGGCGCTTATGCCATCGTCATCATGAACGAAGCTGATCCTACCCAACTCATTGCGGCCCGTAAAGGATCTCCGCTGGTGATCGGGGTAGGAGAGGGCGAGTATTTTCTGGCGTCGGATGCAACGCCGATCGTAGAATATACCAAAGACGTCATTTACCTGAATGATTACGAAATCGCAGTTGTCAAAAACGGTGAATTGACCGTTGTAACGCTCGATAATGCGACGACAACGCCTTACGTCCATAAGGTGGAGCTGGAACTGGAAGCCATCGAAAAGGGCGGATTTGACCATTTCATGCTCAAGGAAATCTTCGAACAGCCGCGCTCCATTGCCGACTCCATGCGGGGCCGGGTTCAGGCCGACGAAGGAATGCTGCAACTCGGGGGACTGCGTGATTATCTGGATAAACTGGCCAAGTCGAAGCGGATCGTGATCATCGGTTGCGGTACGTCGTGGCACGCCGGTTTGGTAGCTGAGTATATTTTTGAAGAACTGGCCCGGATTCCGGTTGAAGTCGAATATGCGTCGGAGTTTCGGTATCGGAATCCGATCATTAAAGAAGGCGATATCGTAATTGCCATCTCGCAGTCGGGTGAAACGGCCGATACGCTGGCCGCAATCGAACTGGCTAAATCGAAAGGAGCTACGATTTTTGGGGTCTGTAATGTTGTTGGTTCATCGATTGCGCGGGCAACAGACGCCGGTGCTTATACCCACGCAGGACCAGAAATTGGCGTTGCCAGCACAAAGGCGTTTACGGCGCAGGTAACGGTGCTGACACTAATGGCGCTGGCTGCTGCTAAACGTAAAGGCACGATCTCCGACTCGCTGTTCAGGCAGTTATTGGCCGAATTGGAAAGTATTCCGGCTAAGGTTGAGCGGGTATTGCAGGCTGCCGACAAGATCAAAGAGATTGCTTACATTTTCACCTACGCCCGAAATTTCATTTACCTCGGCCGTGGCCTGAACTTTCCGGTTGCGCTGGAAGGTGCACTGAAATTGAAAGAAATCAGCTACATCCATGCCGAAGGGTATCCGGCAGCGGAGATGAAACACGGTCCCATCGCGCTCATCGACGAGGATATGCCCGTGGTAGTCATTGCTACCAAAGATAGTTCCTACGAAAAAGTAGTTTCAAATATTCAGGAGGTAAAGGCTCGTAAAGGCCGCGTGATTGCGATTACGACCGAGGGCGATACGCATTTGCCGGGTATGGTCGACTTCACCATCGAAATACCAAAGGTGCACGAGATGCTGATGCCCCTGGTATCGGTGGTTCCTTTGCAACTGCTTGCTTACGACATTGCGGTCATGCGTGGTCGCAACGTCGACCAGCCACGTAATCTGGCGAAGTCAGTAACGGTAGAATAG
- a CDS encoding glycogen/starch synthase — MSKLRILYVASEINPFLKTSDVADFVRKLPQAMQERGMEIRILVPRFGLINERKNRLHEVVRLSGINIAVGDEEKPLIIKVASIPTAKLQVYFIDNEDYFQRKYVFHDKENRFYDDNDERAIFFCKGVLETVKKLGWAPDIVHCNDWMTALIPLYLKTTYKNDPMFKDTKSVFTVYNNSFDHRFEGDIIEKARMMDIDDSMLAELKTADFQGFIRIGCAYADAVVRAEEETSESLNAILNDLPGHKLDATEEEDVTERYFNLYTQLAG; from the coding sequence ATGAGCAAATTACGCATCCTTTACGTGGCCAGTGAAATCAATCCTTTCCTGAAAACGTCCGACGTTGCCGATTTCGTCCGCAAATTGCCACAGGCTATGCAGGAGCGAGGAATGGAGATCCGAATTTTAGTGCCACGCTTCGGGCTTATTAATGAACGCAAAAATCGATTGCACGAAGTTGTGCGGCTATCGGGGATCAACATCGCCGTTGGTGATGAAGAAAAACCGTTGATTATTAAAGTTGCGTCAATTCCGACGGCCAAATTACAGGTTTATTTTATTGATAACGAAGACTATTTTCAGCGTAAGTATGTCTTCCACGATAAAGAAAACCGATTCTATGACGATAACGACGAGCGGGCCATCTTCTTCTGCAAAGGGGTTCTGGAGACGGTGAAGAAACTCGGTTGGGCGCCTGATATCGTTCACTGTAACGACTGGATGACCGCCCTGATTCCACTTTACCTGAAAACGACCTATAAAAACGATCCGATGTTTAAGGACACAAAGTCGGTTTTTACGGTCTATAATAACTCGTTCGATCACCGTTTTGAGGGCGACATTATCGAAAAAGCCCGCATGATGGATATCGATGATTCAATGTTGGCTGAACTGAAAACCGCCGATTTCCAAGGGTTTATTCGGATTGGTTGTGCTTATGCTGACGCCGTTGTTCGGGCTGAAGAAGAAACAAGCGAGAGCCTGAATGCCATTCTGAATGATTTGCCTGGACACAAACTCGATGCAACGGAAGAAGAAGATGTAACCGAACGGTATTTCAATCTGTATACACAACTGGCAGGCTAA
- the panC gene encoding pantoate--beta-alanine ligase gives MNRFDTIVDLRRHLSTLRSSHKIGLVPTMGALHEGHIRLVENAKHDNDLVVSTIFVNPVQFTNADDLARYPRTLETDAQKLEAAGCDFVFTPSVDEIYPESPTMRLNFGDLETLMEGAFRPGHFNGVGIVVGKLFNIIQPDRAYFGQKDLQQVAVVRRLIHDLSFPVELVRCPTIREADGLAMSSRNQNLTSDERVQAPAIFQALTLAHDLLIEGQSPAQAKAAVTGFFSGIPNFRLEYVEVVNADTMQPVGEVLAPGQTAICLAAHLGRVRLIDNMVF, from the coding sequence ATGAATCGCTTCGATACCATTGTCGACCTTCGCCGACATCTTTCTACGCTCCGCTCATCGCACAAAATCGGTCTTGTGCCCACGATGGGTGCCTTACATGAAGGTCACATCAGGCTTGTTGAAAATGCCAAACATGACAATGATCTGGTTGTCAGCACCATCTTCGTCAATCCGGTTCAGTTTACAAATGCCGACGACCTGGCCCGCTACCCGCGTACGCTGGAAACAGACGCTCAAAAACTTGAAGCTGCTGGCTGCGACTTCGTTTTCACGCCTTCGGTCGACGAAATTTATCCGGAGTCGCCCACAATGCGCTTAAATTTCGGTGATCTGGAAACGCTGATGGAGGGCGCATTCCGGCCCGGCCATTTCAACGGCGTTGGCATTGTGGTGGGGAAGTTGTTTAATATTATTCAACCCGACCGGGCTTATTTTGGCCAGAAAGATCTTCAACAGGTAGCTGTTGTCCGTCGCCTGATCCACGATCTGAGCTTTCCCGTTGAATTGGTTCGATGCCCAACCATTCGCGAAGCCGACGGCCTGGCTATGTCTTCCAGAAACCAAAACCTTACTTCGGACGAGCGCGTACAGGCTCCGGCCATATTTCAGGCGCTTACACTCGCCCACGACTTACTGATAGAAGGCCAGAGCCCAGCCCAGGCGAAAGCTGCTGTAACGGGCTTTTTCAGTGGTATTCCTAATTTTCGACTGGAATACGTTGAGGTTGTCAATGCGGATACCATGCAACCCGTTGGCGAAGTATTAGCACCAGGACAGACAGCGATCTGTCTGGCGGCTCACCTGGGAAGAGTTCGGTTAATCGACAATATGGTGTTTTAA
- a CDS encoding putative Ig domain-containing protein, whose protein sequence is MMFRCLRKVSQLWLWLMVLLFAQGARAQLLTEDFSAATTPYSLTAQGWVAHSGTATSISAVSTNLTFTGLSTAGGSALVAGGGGSREDDNKAIGSSANSGSVYASMLINVSSASATEDYFFHFMPGSTGSEFTGRVVVKQSGAGYQLGIVRSSGTNVSVYASSVLSYNTTYFIVVKYTFVASTTNDVASLFISPALSSTEPETPSATYSAATGADASAIANIALRQGSNAYSVAVDYIRVGTAWADVTSSSTPVATLSTTPTSLTGFAATQGIASSSQTYTLTGSTLESSPVSVSATTGIELSTDNSLFGPTLSISPSSGSVSQVVYARLSSTAATGAFSGTITNTYAGTLTASVTVSGQVNAPSAPILTAAPTTLTGFSTTQGTPSAEQSYTLTTANLTNDITATAPSGVEVSTTSGSGFGASVIIPAATASPVVYARLTAASAGLVTGTVTNVSGSLTANVSVSGTVNSNSPFTPISIVRANIGQTYTIQGRVTVTNQLGARQIYIQDETGGIVVYSSPTGTDLTTIVQIGDLVQARGPISVFNGFTEITSPAATNFTIVSGAGTVVPTPIAITPDQLANYQGQLVSIANATISGSGPTFAGGASYTITAGGQSGVIRISANSPLAGAGRPSNPVSVTGISDRFVSGATTPGTNGLQFQPRILPDIPGSTAAQDAQCGGTESTTLSRDQTLDIAAWNMEFFGADGGTIICPNGNLNYNDMGPTNEDLQQSNAVTVLNKLNADIIATEEISDIDRFKATVAAIPGSYSYVCSDKFSYYFQDECTQTPTGNPPTVFGPTKYAQKVCVIYNTATVTPVLAETKALLVGSSARYDYPSGNGWSSGRLPFMFVGDVTINGTTRRVHVVALHAKSGDAADDFNRRQQDFTDLKTLLDNQYPNANVVILGDYNDKSTTSIYTSSPVSSFNNFVTDGTNYNVITKPLEQQNCSTFNSSASFIDHMIVSNDLSAGYIDNSSYVIQPFSIPNYGNTTSDHNPIGARFDLTKLFAPNTAPTVANAIAPQSATVGTGFSLVIPGNTFTDAETPGSLTLAVSDLPAGLSFTAPATISGTPSTSVGSPFTVTVTATDPGSLSASTSFQLMVNPVGGGTPGSFTIASVTSINCATLSAGERNVTFNPVYSGASGSPITFSVVNELAETTTAGPYTLRLYTDNPTITLKAVQDGTQASFSYNWLAACGTTPPANTAPTVANAIAPQSATVGTGFTFVIPGNTFTDAETPGSLTLAASGLPAGLSFTAPATISGTPSTSVGSPFTVTVTATDPGSLSASTSFQLTVNPAGGGTPGSFTIASVTSINCATLSAGERNVTFNPVYSGASGSPITFSVVNELAETTTAGPYTLRLYTDNPTITLKAVQDGTQASFSYNWLAACGTTPPANTAPTVVNAIAPQSATVGTGFTFVIPGNTFTDAETPANLTLGVSDLPAGLSFTAPATISGTPSTSVGSPFTVTVTATDPGSLSASTSFQLTVNPAGGGTPGFAITGVNTINCETISASEKNVTFTPVYSGVTGDPITFSVVNERIPTTNPGPYTLRLYTDNSTITLKAEQLGVVSTFSYNWLAACNSGTRIGVNEPGETLSVQILGNPVANESVEVEIRGATGQKLHLQTLDSRGRSVNVTTIERASAIERTTLSLGRSTGVYFLQVTSPTQKQVVKLVKE, encoded by the coding sequence ATGATGTTTCGATGTTTACGTAAAGTAAGCCAGCTATGGCTGTGGCTTATGGTTTTGCTCTTTGCCCAAGGGGCCAGGGCTCAGCTATTGACGGAAGATTTTAGTGCTGCAACAACACCTTATTCGCTAACGGCCCAGGGGTGGGTGGCTCATAGTGGTACGGCAACTTCAATAAGTGCTGTATCAACCAATTTAACATTTACGGGTCTGTCAACTGCGGGCGGCTCGGCTCTGGTGGCGGGTGGAGGTGGCTCTCGGGAAGATGACAATAAAGCGATTGGCTCCAGCGCGAACAGTGGCAGTGTTTATGCGTCTATGCTCATTAATGTAAGCAGCGCTTCAGCCACAGAAGACTACTTTTTTCATTTTATGCCCGGAAGTACTGGATCTGAGTTTACGGGTCGAGTAGTTGTTAAGCAGAGTGGGGCTGGTTATCAGCTTGGAATTGTCCGCAGTAGTGGCACAAACGTTTCCGTTTACGCTTCATCAGTATTAAGTTATAATACAACTTATTTTATCGTTGTAAAATACACATTTGTTGCCTCTACAACCAACGATGTTGCATCGCTGTTTATAAGTCCAGCATTAAGTAGTACGGAGCCCGAAACACCGAGTGCTACCTATTCGGCAGCAACCGGTGCCGATGCAAGTGCCATTGCAAACATAGCGCTTCGCCAGGGTAGTAATGCGTATTCGGTGGCAGTCGATTACATTCGGGTAGGTACAGCCTGGGCTGATGTGACGAGCAGCTCAACTCCTGTAGCCACCTTATCGACTACACCAACATCATTAACAGGTTTTGCTGCCACACAAGGCATCGCTTCATCATCTCAAACGTATACACTCACAGGAAGTACATTGGAATCGTCTCCAGTGTCTGTTTCTGCCACCACAGGTATTGAATTAAGTACAGATAATTCTTTGTTTGGCCCTACCTTATCCATTTCGCCTTCATCGGGGAGTGTATCACAGGTAGTTTATGCCCGGTTAAGTAGCACTGCTGCAACGGGTGCCTTCAGTGGTACAATCACCAATACGTATGCCGGAACACTAACGGCTTCTGTAACGGTTAGCGGTCAGGTCAATGCGCCCAGTGCGCCAATATTAACGGCGGCTCCGACTACATTAACAGGATTTTCGACTACGCAGGGTACGCCATCGGCTGAACAGTCTTATACGCTGACAACGGCTAACCTCACAAACGATATTACGGCTACGGCTCCGTCGGGGGTTGAAGTGAGCACAACATCGGGAAGTGGGTTTGGCGCATCGGTGATAATTCCTGCCGCTACGGCATCACCCGTGGTCTATGCCCGGTTAACTGCTGCTTCGGCTGGCCTGGTAACAGGTACGGTTACGAATGTATCGGGCAGCCTTACCGCTAATGTATCGGTGAGTGGAACCGTCAACTCCAACAGCCCATTCACGCCCATCTCGATCGTACGGGCTAACATCGGTCAAACCTATACGATTCAGGGCCGGGTAACGGTTACAAATCAACTCGGTGCCCGCCAGATTTACATTCAGGACGAAACAGGTGGTATCGTCGTTTACAGCAGTCCTACGGGAACAGATCTGACCACAATCGTGCAGATTGGTGATCTTGTACAGGCGCGTGGCCCGATCAGTGTGTTTAATGGCTTTACCGAAATAACGTCTCCTGCCGCTACCAATTTTACCATTGTTTCAGGAGCCGGAACGGTTGTGCCGACGCCTATTGCCATTACACCCGATCAACTGGCCAATTATCAAGGCCAACTCGTCTCCATTGCCAACGCCACCATTAGCGGTTCTGGCCCAACGTTTGCCGGTGGTGCAAGCTATACGATAACGGCGGGCGGACAGTCGGGTGTCATACGGATTAGCGCCAATTCGCCATTGGCCGGAGCAGGTCGTCCCAGTAACCCCGTCAGCGTGACGGGTATTTCCGATCGTTTCGTATCCGGGGCAACAACACCCGGTACAAATGGACTTCAGTTTCAACCACGTATTTTGCCTGATATTCCGGGTAGTACGGCTGCGCAGGATGCACAGTGTGGAGGAACGGAGTCTACTACTCTGTCCCGTGATCAGACGCTGGATATTGCCGCCTGGAATATGGAGTTCTTTGGTGCAGATGGTGGTACAATCATTTGCCCCAACGGTAACCTGAATTATAATGATATGGGGCCAACCAACGAGGATCTTCAGCAATCGAACGCGGTAACAGTCCTTAATAAACTGAATGCCGATATCATTGCAACGGAAGAGATAAGCGACATCGATCGGTTTAAGGCGACCGTAGCCGCAATACCTGGCAGCTACAGCTACGTATGTTCGGATAAGTTTTCGTATTATTTTCAGGATGAATGTACACAAACGCCGACCGGAAATCCACCTACGGTTTTCGGGCCAACTAAATATGCCCAGAAAGTCTGTGTAATTTATAACACGGCAACCGTAACACCAGTACTGGCTGAAACAAAAGCATTGCTCGTTGGCTCGTCAGCACGTTATGACTACCCAAGCGGTAACGGCTGGTCATCGGGCCGATTGCCGTTTATGTTTGTGGGTGATGTAACGATCAACGGTACAACACGTCGTGTACACGTTGTTGCTCTTCACGCTAAATCAGGAGATGCAGCCGATGATTTCAACCGTCGGCAGCAGGATTTTACCGATTTGAAGACCCTGCTTGATAATCAATACCCGAATGCGAACGTCGTAATTTTGGGCGATTACAACGACAAGTCAACGACATCGATCTATACAAGCTCACCAGTTTCGTCGTTCAACAATTTCGTAACAGATGGAACGAATTATAACGTTATAACGAAGCCACTCGAACAGCAGAATTGCTCGACCTTTAATTCATCAGCTAGCTTTATCGATCACATGATTGTTTCGAACGATCTTAGTGCTGGCTATATTGATAATTCGTCGTATGTTATTCAGCCGTTCAGTATTCCAAACTACGGAAATACAACCTCCGATCATAATCCGATCGGGGCTCGTTTCGATCTGACCAAGTTGTTTGCTCCAAACACGGCTCCAACCGTAGCCAATGCCATCGCCCCCCAATCGGCGACAGTAGGTACGGGTTTTAGTCTGGTGATTCCGGGCAATACCTTCACCGATGCCGAAACGCCAGGTAGCCTAACGCTGGCTGTAAGCGATCTGCCCGCCGGGTTGAGCTTTACGGCTCCGGCTACCATTTCGGGAACGCCTTCGACGAGTGTGGGTTCGCCCTTCACCGTTACCGTGACGGCTACTGATCCCGGTAGTCTGTCGGCCAGCACCAGCTTCCAGTTGATGGTGAATCCGGTAGGGGGGGGCACACCCGGCAGCTTTACCATCGCATCGGTGACCTCCATCAACTGTGCTACCCTCTCGGCGGGTGAGCGGAATGTGACCTTCAATCCGGTCTACAGTGGTGCCAGCGGTTCGCCGATTACCTTCTCGGTGGTCAACGAACTGGCTGAAACCACCACTGCGGGTCCGTACACGCTGCGGTTGTACACCGATAATCCGACGATCACCCTGAAGGCAGTTCAGGATGGCACTCAGGCCAGCTTCAGCTACAACTGGCTGGCAGCTTGTGGCACTACGCCACCTGCCAACACCGCACCAACGGTAGCCAATGCCATCGCTCCTCAGTCAGCGACAGTAGGTACAGGCTTTACGTTCGTGATTCCGGGCAATACCTTCACCGATGCCGAAACGCCAGGTAGCCTAACGCTGGCTGCAAGCGGTCTGCCCGCCGGGTTGAGCTTTACGGCTCCGGCTACCATTTCGGGAACGCCTTCGACGAGTGTGGGTTCGCCCTTCACCGTTACCGTAACGGCTACTGATCCCGGTAGTCTGTCGGCCAGCACCAGCTTCCAGTTGACGGTGAATCCAGCAGGGGGGGGCACACCCGGCAGCTTTACCATCGCATCGGTGACCTCCATCAACTGTGCTACCCTCTCGGCGGGTGAGCGGAATGTGACCTTCAATCCAGTCTACAGTGGTGCCAGCGGTTCGCCGATTACCTTCTCGGTGGTCAACGAACTGGCTGAAACCACCACTGCGGGTCCGTACACGCTGCGGTTGTACACCGATAATCCGACGATCACTCTGAAGGCAGTTCAGGATGGCACTCAGGCCAGCTTCAGCTACAACTGGCTGGCAGCTTGTGGCACTACGCCACCTGCCAACACCGCACCAACGGTAGTCAATGCCATCGCTCCTCAGTCAGCGACGGTAGGTACAGGCTTTACGTTCGTGATTCCGGGCAATACCTTCACCGATGCCGAGACACCAGCCAACCTGACATTAGGCGTAAGCGATCTGCCCGCCGGGTTGAGCTTTACGGCTCCGGCTACCATTTCGGGAACGCCTTCGACGAGTGTGGGTTCGCCCTTCACCGTTACCGTGACGGCTACTGATCCCGGTAGTCTGTCGGCCAGCACCAGCTTCCAGTTGACGGTGAATCCAGCAGGGGGGGGCACACCCGGTTTCGCCATTACGGGTGTCAACACGATCAACTGTGAGACGATCTCGGCTAGTGAGAAGAATGTGACGTTTACACCGGTCTATAGCGGAGTAACAGGCGATCCGATTACTTTTTCAGTAGTCAACGAACGGATTCCCACCACGAATCCTGGCCCTTACACGTTGCGGTTGTATACAGATAACTCGACGATCACCCTGAAGGCCGAGCAGTTAGGTGTGGTGTCGACGTTTAGTTACAACTGGCTGGCCGCCTGTAACTCAGGCACTCGAATTGGCGTTAATGAGCCCGGTGAAACCTTATCGGTGCAGATATTGGGCAACCCAGTGGCAAACGAATCGGTAGAGGTTGAGATTCGTGGAGCAACTGGGCAGAAGCTACACCTGCAAACGCTTGACAGCCGGGGACGTAGTGTAAATGTGACGACCATTGAGCGGGCTTCTGCGATTGAGCGTACTACACTATCGTTAGGCCGGTCAACAGGAGTTTATTTCTTACAGGTGACAAGCCCAACGCAAAAGCAAGTGGTGAAACTAGTTAAGGAGTAA
- a CDS encoding M15 family metallopeptidase, giving the protein MKIHIPVFAVTFSLVHTFALSLIAQHVEEAMVKQGLVDVQKVDPSILVELKYSTTDNFVGKDVYGDLTRAYMQPMAAKKLASASKYLQEHHPDLRLLVYDAARPRTAQWNLWNALPSMPENERQKYVADPRKGSIHNYGCAVDLTVATAEGKPLDMGTKYDFFGELAYPSRENELLKAGKLTQKQIANRLILRTAMRQGGFSSIEFEWWHFNALSREKAKMAFRIVN; this is encoded by the coding sequence ATGAAGATACACATTCCTGTTTTTGCAGTTACTTTTTCACTCGTTCATACATTCGCTCTTTCGCTCATTGCGCAACACGTTGAAGAGGCAATGGTAAAACAGGGTCTGGTTGATGTGCAAAAAGTGGACCCGTCCATTTTGGTAGAGCTTAAATACTCAACGACCGACAACTTTGTCGGTAAAGACGTGTATGGAGACCTCACGCGGGCGTATATGCAACCCATGGCCGCTAAAAAACTCGCCAGCGCCAGTAAGTACCTGCAAGAACACCATCCTGATTTACGGCTACTGGTTTATGATGCTGCCCGGCCCCGTACGGCTCAGTGGAACCTCTGGAATGCGCTGCCTTCTATGCCCGAAAATGAGCGACAGAAATACGTGGCCGATCCACGAAAGGGCTCCATTCATAACTACGGCTGTGCGGTAGACTTGACCGTTGCTACCGCAGAGGGCAAACCGCTCGACATGGGTACGAAATACGATTTTTTCGGTGAACTGGCCTATCCATCCCGAGAGAACGAATTGCTAAAAGCAGGCAAATTAACTCAGAAACAAATTGCTAATCGTCTGATCCTGCGTACGGCTATGCGACAGGGTGGATTTAGTTCGATTGAATTCGAGTGGTGGCATTTTAATGCACTATCGCGCGAGAAAGCAAAAATGGCTTTTCGGATTGTTAATTAA
- a CDS encoding nucleoside recognition domain-containing protein — MALNYIWVAFFVIAFLVALAKLIFLGDTEIFKIIVEGLFDSSKVAVMDIALPLAGVMTFFLGLLNIGEKAGAINFMARIIGPFFHKLFPEVPKDHPANGQMIMNFSANMIGLDNAATPFGLKAMASLQELNPSKDTASNAQIMFLVLHTSGLQIIPLSVMAQRAILGATDPSDVFIPCVIGTYVTTVVALVAVAIKQRINLINATVLGWLGGVTALIGGALWLLAGRPKEEIETFSKVFGNVVLMALIVSFLLGAIRKKVPIFETFIEGAKAGFETTVKIIPYLVGMLVAIGAFRNAGAMDYLVGGLKYLFALTGMNTDFTDALPVALMKPLSGAGARALMIDAMKQFGPDSFVGRLVCIFQGSADTTFYIVALYFGSVGIRNSRHAIPYGLFADLVGVIAGIALGYFFFH; from the coding sequence ATGGCTCTTAACTACATCTGGGTTGCTTTCTTTGTCATTGCTTTTCTGGTTGCCCTGGCCAAACTGATTTTCCTGGGCGATACCGAGATTTTTAAAATCATTGTGGAAGGACTCTTCGACTCGTCGAAAGTGGCCGTTATGGATATTGCACTGCCCCTGGCGGGGGTTATGACGTTCTTCCTTGGTCTGCTCAACATCGGCGAAAAGGCAGGAGCTATTAATTTTATGGCCCGTATCATCGGTCCTTTTTTCCATAAACTGTTCCCGGAAGTCCCCAAAGATCACCCGGCCAACGGCCAGATGATCATGAACTTCTCGGCGAATATGATTGGTCTGGACAATGCCGCTACGCCTTTCGGCCTCAAAGCAATGGCTAGTTTGCAGGAGTTGAACCCAAGCAAAGACACAGCCTCCAATGCCCAGATTATGTTTCTGGTTTTGCACACGTCAGGGCTACAGATCATTCCACTCAGCGTCATGGCGCAACGGGCAATTCTGGGCGCTACCGATCCATCGGATGTGTTTATTCCGTGCGTCATTGGCACCTACGTCACAACGGTTGTTGCGTTGGTAGCCGTTGCCATTAAGCAGCGGATAAATCTCATCAATGCGACTGTACTAGGCTGGCTGGGTGGCGTTACAGCGTTGATTGGTGGCGCCTTGTGGCTGCTGGCAGGCCGACCCAAAGAAGAAATCGAAACGTTTTCCAAGGTGTTTGGCAACGTCGTTCTGATGGCCCTCATTGTATCGTTTCTCCTCGGTGCCATCCGAAAAAAGGTACCGATTTTTGAGACATTCATCGAAGGGGCGAAAGCTGGATTTGAAACAACGGTAAAGATCATTCCATACCTGGTGGGAATGCTGGTGGCCATTGGTGCCTTCCGAAACGCTGGAGCTATGGACTACCTGGTTGGTGGTCTGAAATACCTGTTTGCGTTAACTGGCATGAATACCGACTTTACCGATGCGCTTCCTGTAGCGCTGATGAAACCCCTGAGTGGTGCCGGAGCCCGAGCTTTGATGATCGACGCCATGAAACAATTTGGGCCGGATTCTTTCGTCGGTCGACTGGTTTGCATCTTTCAGGGATCGGCCGATACTACGTTTTACATCGTAGCCCTGTATTTTGGCTCGGTCGGCATCCGCAACTCCCGCCATGCAATACCCTACGGATTATTTGCCGATTTAGTTGGCGTCATCGCAGGTATTGCTCTCGGATATTTCTTTTTTCACTGA